A genomic window from Astatotilapia calliptera chromosome 12, fAstCal1.2, whole genome shotgun sequence includes:
- the LOC113034069 gene encoding uncharacterized protein LOC113034069: MEYITLAIRWCWEPKAHINVWSPEDSGVRKWSLTRWEAEAYQLPTQHLTIVCMQIDTLSANAIKKQLLRRAKNLWVDPSCVVMTEGWFDTILDSYVDASKTVSHTYTTLTTPCSGSSFYRHVNDCNALVAAKGWKKDAKTTACDSHTIFQLHCKHEPHSVTLLVKSHSGDTKLLQIRCDEPMCIRDLLKRYDIHCDTVWNDTMSLSSNSPCIALTDHGMDLIYTEATPGMITGRFTAGAKDTFDHRMKHLKVRTKHRTMKNKPYSIHTTPQNVPRGASLLDDGLTQEDSNPTLPTVLYYSDPLSTIADVLRNDGRFLADCRLAASYDDGHNVHAADVAIFGVAHYCYISRITIRVYRYTATPRTTTPPPDEDHVFTYPYECTVCREESDVYLETKTWTHVQVKPMRPSAMPRSPPATFMFHDVVPSGTAAGWTSSRLSTSLSDYPGPANTSLDAPRYPTTPRPSISLVLAVYNLDVFGIFTDDPYSLLEIDYKDRNVEHINNHKDNQLNVAIFINAPPRMAHANITCTSPPTESDSSQVGGSRPTGRPALRCRSAAPDLQVGQFCAAGRQLPTYRSASFALQVGGSRPTGRPVLRCQVGAADLQVGHCVNLLGTCSLSDKATLKSYE; encoded by the exons ATGGAGTACATAACGTTGGCCATTCGATGGTGCTGGGAACCTAAAGCTCACATTAATGTGTGGTCGCCCGAGGATTCAGGTGTTAGAAAGTGGAGCCTGACAAGATGGGAAGCAGAAGCCTATCAACTGCCAACTCAACATTTGACGATAGTGTGCATGCAAATCGACACCCTGTCGGCTAATGCCATCAAGAAACAACTGCTACGCCGAGCAAAAAATCTGTGGGTAGACCCTAGTTGTGTCGTTATGACGGAGGGTTGGTTTGATACAATCCTCGACTCCTATGTAGACGCAAGCAAAACAGTGTCACATACCTACACTACACTGACGACTCCGTGCTCCGGCTCGTCGTTCTACAGACACGTGAATGACTGCAATGCCCTTGTCGCTGCTAAGGGTTGGAAGAAGGATGCCAAAACAAccgcctgtgattctcacactaTCTTCCAGCTGCATTGTAAACAT GAACCCCATAGCGTGACTCTTCTCGTCAAAAGCCACTCGGGCGATACTAAGTTGCTGCAAATCCGATGCGATGAACCTATGTGCATCCGAGACCTGCTGAAGAGATACGACATACATTGTGATACGGTGTGGAACGACACCATGTCCCTGTCATCCAACTCTCCCTGTATAGCCTTGACTGACCATGGCATGGACCTCATCTACACGGAGGCCACTCCAGGTATGATAACTGGCCGGTTCACAGCGGGGGCTAAGGACACGTTCGATCATCGCATGAAACACCTGAAAGTTCGCACAAAGCACCGCACCATGAAAAACAAGCCGTACTCTATACATACGACACCGCAGAATGTACCGAGAGGCGCGTCGCTCCTGGACGATGGTCTAACCCAAGAGGACTCCAACCCAACCTTACCCACCGTGTTATATTACAGCGACCCGCTGTCCACGATCGCCGATGTGCTGAGGAACGACGGTCGGTTTCTCGCTGATTGTCGACTCGCCGCATCTTACGATGACGGCCATAACGTGCACGCAGCTGATGTCGCCATTTTCGGGGTAGCGCACTATTGCTATATCTCTCGAATAACCATTCGCGTATACAGATACACTGCCACCCCAC GTACAACAACTCCCCCACCTGATGAGGATCACGTGTTCACATACCCTTACGAATGCACGGTCTGCCGAGAGGAAAGCGACGTCTACCTAGA AACGAAAACCTGGACACATGTTCAAGTTAAACCCATGCGGCCAAGCGCTATGCCTCGATCTCCACCTGCCACGTTTATGTTCCATGATGTGGTGCCATCAGGAACCGCAGCCGGCTGGACATCATCACGACTGTCGACGAGCCTCTCTGACTATCCTGGTCCGGCAA ATACCTCTTTGGATGCCCCACGGTACCCGACGACACCAAGGCCCAGCATCTCGCTGGTTCTGGCCGTGTACAACCTGGACGTCTTTGGCATCTTCACCGACGACCCTTATAGCTTGTTGGAGATTGATT ACAAAGACAGGAATGTAGAGCACATCAACAACCACAAGGACAACCAGCTTAACGTGGCCATATTTATCAATGCTCCACCGAGAATGGCCCATGCGAACATTACATGCACTTCACCTCCGACCGAGAGCGACAGTAGCCAGGTCGGCGGCTCCCGACCTACAGGTCGGCCAGCTTTGCGCTGCAGGTCGGCGGCTCCCGACCTACAGGTCGGCCAGTTTTGCGCTGCAGGTCGGCAGCTCCCGACCTACAGGTCGGCCAGCTTTGCGCTGCAGGTCGGCGGCTCCCGACCTACAGGTCGGCCAGTTTTGCGCTGCCAGGTCGGAGCTGCCGACCTACAGGTCGGCCACTGTGTGAATCTGCTGGGAACCTGTTCATTGTCAGATAAAGCTACCCTAAAGTCGTACGAGTAA